In Perca fluviatilis chromosome 11, GENO_Pfluv_1.0, whole genome shotgun sequence, the following proteins share a genomic window:
- the LOC120567987 gene encoding LOW QUALITY PROTEIN: zona pellucida sperm-binding protein 4-like (The sequence of the model RefSeq protein was modified relative to this genomic sequence to represent the inferred CDS: inserted 1 base in 1 codon), whose translation MQLFKYLFGVMVVVVALACDVTAQHHWMLPHQQNQPPLPSQRSQQPFTVPPPAAPFDKCQVTQANKIQCGTEEITAKQCKNINCCFDGQQCYYGKAVTVQCTRDGQFVVVVARDATLPHIDVESVSLLETNDPSCTPVGVTSAFAIFQFPVTACGTTLKEDESYVVYENHMSSSYEVGTGSRGSITRDSHFELLFQCKYSGSAVEALIMEVNTVPPPVPVAAAGPLRVELRLANGQCHSKGCVEEEATYSSFYTAADYPITKVLREPLYVEVSILERSDPNLVLNLEHCWATSAPNPHSLPQWDLLVDGCPYHDDRYLTTVVPVDGSSGLIYPTHYKRFIVKMFTFVDQNTFSTKQDAVFIHCATAVCYPSSTNSCEQPCQQQRRAVAAIRKVSSSRRAVVSXLTEQRISAPFKSER comes from the exons ATGCAGCTTTTTAAATATCTGTTTGGTGTGATGGTTGTAGTTGTTGCTTTGGCTTGTGATGTTACTGCCCAGCATCACTGGATGTTACCTCACCAGCAAAACCaacctcctcttccttctcagCGGTCTCAGCAACCATTTACGGTCCCTCCACCTGCAGCTCCCTTTGATAAATGCCAGGTGACACAGGCAAACAAGATCCAGTGTGGGACTGAAGAGATCACTGCTAAGCAGTGTAAAAACATAAACTGCTGCTTTGATGGGCAGCAGTGCTACTATGGGAAAGCAG TGACTGTGCAGTGCACCAGGGATGGTCAGTTTGTGGTAGTCGTGGCTCGAGATGCCACTTTGCCCCACATAGATGTGGAGTCAGTCAGCCTGCTGGAAACAAATGACCCCTCCTGTACCCCTGTGGGCGTCACCTCTGCTTTTGCCATCTTTCAGTTCCCTGTTACTGCATGTGGTACTACACTCAAG GAGGATGAGAGTTACGTGGTATACGAGAACCACATGTCTTCTTCGTATGAAGTGGGAACTGGATCCAGAGGATCAATCACCAGGGACAGCCATTTTGA GTTATTGTTTCAGTGTAAGTATTCTGGCTCAGCTGTGGAGGCTCTCATTATGGAGGTGAATACTGTTCCTCCACCTGTGCCGGTTGCTGCTGCAGGACCTCTTAGAGTGGAGCTCCGACTGGCCAATGGGCAGTGTCACTCAAAGGGGTGTGTGGAGG AAGAGGCAACGTATAGCTCCTTCTACACTGCAGCAGACTACCCAATCACTAAAGTGCTGAGAGAACCTTTGTATGTTGAGGTGAGCATCTTGGAGAGGTCTGATCCGAACCTTGTTCTGAACCTGGAGCACTGCTGGGCCACCTCTGCACCCAATCCTCACAGCCTGCCGCAGTGGGACCTTCTGGTTGACGGCTGTCCCTATCATGATGACCGTTATTTAACCACAGTGGTTCCTGTGGATGGCTCCTCTGGGCTTATTTACCCAACGCACTACAAACGTTTCATCgttaaaatgttcacatttgTGGATCAAAACACCTTTTCTACGAAGCAAGATGCG GTGTTCATCCATTGTGCTACAGCAGTGTGTTATCCCAGCAGCACAAACTCCTGTGAGCAGCCATGCCAGCAACAAC GAAGAGCTGTGGCTGCAATAAGGAAAGTTTCCTCAAGTCGGAGGGCTGTAGTAT AGCTGACTGAGCAGAGAATATCTGCTCCTTTCAAATCCGAGAGATGA